The stretch of DNA CACCGAAGCTACCAATGGGGGAGCTTGAGTCTGACGGCATGGAGATTCAACTAAGAGGGAACGAAGACAGAGGCCATTTCGCCTTCCGCCCCTGGCAGAACAAGAGTGGTTCATAGCTGTCAGGGGAGGCCGCTCAAACCTGTACCGGCGGCTCGGGGATTCACTCCGCAATGAGATGACCTTCAACCTGATAAAAATAGACTTGCAAAACTAATGCTATTAGTTTATATTAAAACTAATATCATTAGTTTTTGTTTTTTATACGGAATTTTTCATCAATAAGAAGACTGGAGAGGAATGATATCATGATTGAAATGCTGCAAATGCTCAACCTTGGACTTCGTTTTTTGCTGGAACTGATTGTCTTGACCGTTTATGGATTCTGGGGTTACCGGATAGGGTGGAGTGCATGGAGTTCAAGGGCGCTTTGCATCGGTCTGCCGCTGTCTGCGGCTGTTCTCTGGGGACTGTTGGGCTCT from Paenibacillus sophorae encodes:
- a CDS encoding YrdB family protein yields the protein MIEMLQMLNLGLRFLLELIVLTVYGFWGYRIGWSAWSSRALCIGLPLSAAVLWGLLGSPKATFALPAPLHQLLELMMFGLPVILLFRMNHPALAVLYGAVVLANKVLMIVWNQ